One Acidimicrobiia bacterium genomic region harbors:
- a CDS encoding DNA topoisomerase IB codes for KAVCKRSYVHPDVVDLYVEGELPELWAEGPSRDGRWLLAEERKLLHVLRQTRARARRARQAERRAAA; via the coding sequence GAAGGCGGTGTGCAAGCGCTCGTACGTGCACCCGGACGTCGTCGACCTGTACGTCGAGGGCGAGCTGCCGGAGCTGTGGGCCGAAGGTCCGTCACGCGACGGCCGCTGGCTGCTCGCCGAGGAGCGCAAGCTGCTGCACGTCCTCCGGCAGACGCGCGCACGCGCCCGCCGCGCGCGTCAGGCCGAGCGTCGCGCGGCCGCCTGA